In Archangium lipolyticum, a single genomic region encodes these proteins:
- a CDS encoding MotA/TolQ/ExbB proton channel family protein produces MPIVEMIKNVFVQWGANWVLWLLFALSLGSVGIIVERWFVFRGKQDVLRELSDTLEETLSSGDFPGALAKLEKRTSVGAVVARAGLRLAPRGLTAADKGMQSALAIERSTLENRLAYLGTLGNNAPFIGLFGTVIGVLLAFEALGQTTGGRGGGIASNVVMGAIAEALVATAVGIGVALPAVAAYNYFQRRITRMLSDAEALTNLVLAYVSARDRNAGVSGKGVD; encoded by the coding sequence ATGCCCATCGTTGAAATGATCAAGAATGTCTTCGTCCAGTGGGGCGCCAACTGGGTCCTCTGGCTCCTGTTCGCGCTCTCGCTGGGGAGCGTTGGCATCATCGTGGAGCGCTGGTTCGTCTTCCGCGGCAAGCAGGATGTCCTTCGCGAGCTCTCCGACACCCTCGAGGAGACGCTCTCGAGCGGGGACTTCCCCGGGGCGCTGGCGAAGCTCGAGAAGCGGACGTCCGTCGGAGCGGTGGTGGCCCGGGCAGGGCTCCGTCTCGCGCCGAGAGGACTGACCGCCGCCGACAAGGGCATGCAGAGCGCACTGGCCATCGAGCGCTCCACGCTGGAGAACCGCCTGGCCTATCTGGGCACCCTGGGAAACAACGCGCCCTTCATCGGGCTCTTCGGGACCGTCATCGGCGTCCTCCTCGCCTTCGAGGCGCTCGGCCAGACGACGGGTGGGCGCGGCGGGGGGATCGCCTCCAACGTCGTGATGGGCGCCATCGCCGAGGCCCTGGTGGCCACCGCCGTGGGTATTGGCGTCGCCCTGCCCGCGGTCGCGGCGTATAACTACTTCCAGCGGCGGATTACCCGCATGCTCTCGGACGCCGAAGCGCTCACCAACCTCGTGCTGGCCTATGTGTCCGCCCGGGATCGCAACGCGGGCGTGAGTGGCAAGGGAGTGGACTAG
- a CDS encoding ExbD/TolR family protein, producing MAGGTQPRGGLIEGINVTPLVDITLVLLIIFIVTAKMIDTPALPLDLPQASQSEELQTVLAISITADGQILVDGADTDGAALRDRVRQALAKDPELRAVIQADGAVPHRQVISVLDQLKEVGLTRVAFGTVRPEPTEDGRANP from the coding sequence ATGGCGGGTGGAACGCAACCCCGAGGCGGGCTGATCGAGGGAATCAACGTCACGCCCCTCGTCGACATCACGCTGGTGCTCCTCATCATCTTCATCGTCACCGCGAAGATGATCGACACCCCGGCCCTGCCGCTCGACCTGCCCCAGGCTTCCCAGAGCGAGGAGCTCCAGACGGTTCTCGCCATCTCCATCACCGCGGACGGCCAGATCCTGGTGGATGGCGCGGACACGGATGGAGCGGCCTTGAGGGACAGGGTGCGTCAGGCGCTCGCGAAGGATCCGGAGCTTCGTGCCGTCATCCAGGCGGACGGCGCGGTTCCCCACCGGCAGGTGATCTCGGTGCTCGACCAGTTGAAGGAGGTGGGGCTCACCCGCGTGGCCTTCGGCACGGTCCGTCCGGAGCCAACGGAGGATGGGCGTGCGAACCCCTGA
- a CDS encoding TonB family protein translates to MGVRTPEPSPEREPGTESIADIVLGPEKPRRPGILVWAVVATVALHGAAGFLAWRVWQKAASRVPPAAAPKPPIRVEHLVDLRPQAIPEPPAPVAPPPPPPRQQRQRAARAETPPSRAKPTNAPPSSAPAQAGEVVAVKEAEAPLDFTGFDIVSGQAQSYAGGVTASNGSSTRAVEAVAGSEDGDANGTGVSRARPIRLPARNWDCPWPREADTLRINEQTVVLRVVVTPEGQVTSAQLVSDPGHGFGQAALACARSARFDAALDRDGRPYAATSPPIRVRFKRR, encoded by the coding sequence ATGGGCGTGCGAACCCCTGAGCCATCCCCGGAGCGCGAGCCCGGCACCGAGAGCATCGCGGACATCGTCCTCGGACCCGAGAAGCCGAGGAGGCCGGGGATCCTCGTGTGGGCCGTGGTGGCGACGGTGGCCCTGCACGGGGCGGCGGGCTTTCTCGCATGGAGGGTATGGCAGAAGGCTGCCTCGCGTGTTCCTCCGGCGGCGGCGCCGAAGCCCCCGATCCGGGTCGAGCACCTGGTGGACCTACGGCCCCAGGCTATTCCCGAACCTCCCGCTCCCGTGGCTCCGCCACCTCCACCGCCGCGGCAACAACGGCAGCGAGCGGCTCGGGCCGAGACGCCGCCGAGCCGCGCCAAGCCCACCAACGCTCCACCTTCTTCCGCGCCCGCCCAGGCCGGTGAGGTGGTCGCCGTGAAGGAGGCGGAAGCTCCCCTCGACTTCACCGGCTTCGACATCGTGAGCGGTCAGGCCCAGAGCTATGCCGGAGGCGTGACGGCTTCCAACGGAAGCTCCACGCGGGCCGTCGAGGCCGTTGCTGGCTCTGAAGACGGTGATGCCAACGGGACTGGAGTGAGCAGGGCCCGCCCCATCCGGCTCCCCGCGCGCAACTGGGACTGCCCCTGGCCCCGGGAGGCGGACACGCTGCGCATCAACGAGCAGACGGTCGTGCTCCGTGTCGTCGTCACTCCCGAGGGCCAGGTGACCTCGGCCCAGCTGGTGTCCGATCCGGGCCACGGTTTCGGTCAGGCGGCGCTGGCCTGTGCACGGAGCGCGCGCTTCGACGCCGCCCTCGACCGGGATGGCCGTCCGTACGCGGCCACTTCTCCGCCGATCCGGGTCCGGTTCAAGCGTCGGTGA
- a CDS encoding stage II sporulation protein M, whose translation MDMPEFIEVRRPRWEKLESLLDKAEGKGLRGLELEEARSLGKLYRAVSSDLLWVRARSGSADVSEYLNDLVGRAYAITYPGQRPRFADVWGFVARGFPALMRQEWRMYAASVLLFMAGVGFGYLGMLVDPDAAPYLVPDQHLGMDPLERAAEEAAGEGMSVGQQAQFTTFLFTHNIQVAFFAFALGITVGVGTALMLFTNGLLLGALAQVYTAKGMAGWFWAWILPHGIPEITAICIAGAAGFVIARGQIAPRGLPRGLALRQEAIRAVKLLFGTLALFVLAGFIEGTISQIHPPKLSVAFKISFALTVGLGVYAYLCSDWMRGARGAAADGSGAS comes from the coding sequence ATGGACATGCCCGAGTTCATCGAGGTGCGGCGGCCGCGCTGGGAGAAGCTGGAGTCCCTGCTCGACAAGGCGGAGGGGAAGGGACTGCGCGGCCTCGAATTGGAGGAGGCCCGCTCGTTGGGCAAGCTTTACCGCGCCGTCTCCAGCGATCTGCTCTGGGTGCGCGCGCGCAGCGGCTCGGCCGACGTGAGCGAGTACCTCAATGACCTGGTGGGCCGGGCCTACGCCATCACCTACCCGGGCCAGCGGCCGCGCTTCGCGGACGTGTGGGGCTTCGTCGCCCGGGGGTTTCCCGCGCTGATGCGCCAGGAGTGGCGTATGTACGCGGCGTCGGTGCTCCTGTTCATGGCGGGCGTGGGCTTCGGGTACCTGGGCATGCTGGTGGACCCCGACGCGGCGCCCTACCTCGTCCCCGACCAGCACCTGGGCATGGACCCCCTCGAGCGCGCCGCCGAGGAGGCCGCGGGCGAGGGGATGTCGGTGGGGCAGCAGGCCCAGTTCACCACCTTCCTCTTCACGCACAACATCCAGGTGGCCTTCTTCGCCTTCGCGCTGGGCATCACCGTGGGCGTGGGCACGGCGCTGATGCTCTTCACCAACGGGCTGCTGCTGGGCGCGCTCGCGCAGGTGTACACGGCCAAGGGCATGGCCGGCTGGTTCTGGGCGTGGATCCTCCCCCACGGCATTCCGGAGATCACGGCCATCTGCATCGCGGGTGCGGCGGGCTTCGTCATCGCCCGGGGTCAGATCGCCCCGCGCGGACTGCCTCGGGGCCTGGCGCTGCGCCAGGAGGCGATACGCGCGGTGAAGCTCCTCTTCGGCACGCTCGCGCTCTTCGTGCTCGCGGGCTTCATCGAGGGCACCATCTCGCAGATCCACCCGCCGAAGCTCTCGGTGGCCTTCAAGATCTCCTTCGCCCTGACGGTGGGCCTGGGCGTCTACGCGTACCTGTGCTCGGACTGGATGCGAGGGGCGCGCGGGGCCGCCGCGGATGGAAGCGGCGCGTCGTAG
- a CDS encoding serine/threonine-protein kinase, translating to MNVVVCLLEGTPHGMDNDTTDPSASGSPGVPLSRGKSVAGRFTIEDLAGRGGMGFVYRARDSLSGRPVALKFLHVIDSPEVAYRFNREAMLLSSLCHPGIVSYVAHGTTEAGQPFLAMEWLEGEDLAQRLSRQCLGLSEALALLRRAAEALVTAHEQGIVHRDLKPSNLFLREGRPEDVVLLDFGIARTHSLMAVTRPGIVVGTPGYMSPEQASSQSEISPSADIFSLGCVLYECLTGQPPFAAPHFAAALAKILFTEPAPLHTLRTGLPPGVQVLVDRMLAKDPRRRLLDASTLLEALSALESVPELLLPRAMEDSRPPSLAGAEQQLVSVLLVSLLGVRPGEQGPMERAWASSLDALRVALAPHGARVELLADGSLVATLVPERGSATDQAALAARCALTFKERWPEAAVVLVTGLGVINEHLPVGDAMDRGGRLLRQLEWMPASSCVVLDEVTAGLLGPGFQLSRSSAGTFLLQGEQLSADASRPLLGKPTPCVGREQELARLDITLDSCIEAPAARALLVTAPAGVGKSRLRHEFLRRIERQEQRVMVLLGRGDPMSAGASYSLLGQALRRLCGIVEGENLEARRTRLYQRVARHLPEQEAQDVVESLGELCAIPFPGEASPRLRAARGDPRLMSAQVSRALVSFLGAECAHQPVLLVLEDLHWSDALTIKLVDEVLRELARRPLMVLALARPEVKELFPGLWSPSLQELPLQGLSRKASARLAREVLGSRVSDTVVQRVVEQSDGNALFLEELIRVAAEGRGEAAPETVLAVLQSRLTRMEAGARQVLLAASFFGRTFWAQGVGELLGWQDATDMLAQHLRQLVAQEVIEPQPDSRFPGTVEYRFRHALVRDAAYGLVPDNYRPKGHGLAGAWLERMGETDLVVLATHYQLGLQLALAAHFHTRAAEQLFERNALQGCLQCVESALACGVGGEALSRLRALQAVVAIWLEQNQRALELGMPVVSELKAGSRLWCRLMGGLILGTAQDGQQERAVRLSELLLRTSPEPEALAAYIESVALLGLTVAWSGSRQGMEQLLGRIIEVGADIVNDDPVARGWMRFMQGYFLHLIEARPWQAFLVAELGTRDFQEIGSERNASALETLSGMALDALGVLPGALERLRDSVATSQRTDHRLVGAHARHHLIQALAGSADPEHQREARALVREWMGNGDFLSFKQGTAHAMLAKVVAASGELHEAEVYARRACELLTPFLSYLVYARTVLSNVLLAQGRATEARQVADLGVQDVARMGSWGVYAVAMHLALAEACFAEGDDCTGEMALREAYECVRARADDIPDPAARERFLRQVPENARTLELVRQRWGEAAA from the coding sequence ATGAACGTGGTAGTTTGTCTGTTGGAGGGGACACCCCACGGCATGGACAATGACACCACGGATCCGTCTGCGTCAGGCAGTCCAGGAGTTCCTCTCTCGCGGGGAAAGAGCGTCGCCGGGCGGTTCACCATCGAGGACCTGGCGGGCCGTGGCGGCATGGGCTTCGTCTACCGTGCCAGGGATTCCCTCTCCGGACGGCCCGTCGCCCTCAAGTTCCTGCATGTCATCGACTCTCCGGAGGTGGCCTACCGCTTCAACCGGGAGGCCATGCTGCTCTCCAGTCTGTGCCACCCCGGCATCGTCTCCTATGTCGCTCATGGCACCACCGAGGCAGGCCAGCCCTTCCTGGCCATGGAGTGGCTCGAAGGCGAGGACCTGGCTCAGCGCCTGAGCCGCCAGTGCCTTGGCCTCTCCGAGGCCCTGGCCTTGCTGCGCCGCGCCGCCGAGGCGCTCGTCACCGCGCACGAGCAGGGCATCGTCCACCGTGACCTCAAGCCCTCCAACCTCTTCCTGCGCGAAGGCCGTCCCGAGGACGTGGTGCTGTTGGACTTCGGCATTGCCCGCACGCACTCGCTGATGGCGGTGACACGCCCCGGCATCGTGGTGGGCACTCCGGGCTACATGTCGCCCGAGCAGGCCTCCAGCCAGTCCGAGATTTCCCCCAGCGCGGACATCTTCTCCCTGGGCTGCGTGCTCTACGAGTGCCTCACGGGTCAGCCGCCCTTCGCCGCTCCCCACTTCGCCGCCGCGCTGGCCAAGATTCTCTTCACCGAACCCGCCCCCCTGCACACGCTGCGCACCGGGCTGCCCCCGGGCGTGCAGGTGCTGGTGGACCGCATGCTGGCCAAGGATCCGCGGCGGCGGCTGCTGGACGCCTCCACCCTGCTGGAGGCGCTCTCCGCGCTGGAGTCCGTGCCCGAGTTGTTGTTGCCCCGCGCCATGGAGGACTCGCGCCCTCCCAGCCTGGCCGGGGCCGAGCAGCAACTCGTCAGTGTCTTGCTGGTGTCCCTGTTGGGGGTGCGGCCCGGTGAGCAGGGGCCGATGGAGCGGGCCTGGGCCTCCTCGCTGGACGCGCTGCGCGTGGCGCTCGCTCCCCATGGCGCCCGGGTGGAGCTGCTGGCGGACGGCTCGCTGGTGGCCACGCTGGTGCCGGAGCGCGGCAGTGCCACGGATCAGGCCGCCCTGGCGGCCCGGTGCGCGCTCACCTTCAAGGAGCGCTGGCCCGAGGCCGCCGTCGTGCTGGTGACGGGCCTGGGCGTCATCAATGAGCACCTGCCGGTGGGTGATGCCATGGACAGGGGGGGGCGGCTGTTGCGCCAGCTCGAGTGGATGCCCGCCTCCTCCTGTGTGGTGTTGGATGAGGTGACGGCCGGCTTGCTGGGGCCCGGCTTCCAGCTCTCGCGCTCCTCGGCGGGCACCTTCCTGCTGCAAGGCGAGCAGCTCAGCGCCGATGCGTCCCGTCCGCTGCTGGGCAAGCCCACCCCCTGCGTGGGGCGCGAGCAGGAGCTGGCCCGGCTCGACATCACCCTCGACTCCTGTATCGAGGCGCCAGCCGCCCGGGCCCTTCTGGTGACTGCCCCCGCGGGCGTGGGCAAGTCCCGGCTGCGCCACGAGTTCCTCCGCCGCATCGAGCGCCAGGAGCAGCGGGTGATGGTGCTGCTGGGGAGAGGAGACCCGATGAGCGCGGGAGCCTCGTACAGCCTGCTGGGACAGGCGTTGCGACGGCTGTGCGGCATCGTGGAAGGGGAGAACCTGGAGGCACGTCGGACCCGGCTGTACCAGCGCGTGGCCCGGCACCTGCCCGAGCAGGAGGCCCAGGATGTCGTCGAGTCCCTGGGGGAGCTGTGCGCCATTCCCTTCCCCGGGGAGGCGAGTCCACGTCTGCGTGCCGCGCGCGGCGATCCGCGGCTGATGAGCGCTCAGGTGAGCCGGGCGTTGGTGTCCTTCCTGGGCGCGGAGTGTGCCCATCAGCCGGTGCTGCTGGTGTTGGAGGATCTGCACTGGAGCGATGCGCTCACCATCAAGCTGGTGGACGAGGTGCTGCGGGAGCTGGCCAGGCGGCCATTGATGGTGCTGGCGCTGGCGCGGCCGGAGGTGAAGGAGCTCTTTCCCGGGTTGTGGTCGCCCTCCCTTCAGGAGTTGCCGCTACAGGGTTTGAGCCGCAAGGCCAGCGCCCGGCTGGCGCGCGAGGTGCTCGGGTCGCGGGTCTCCGACACCGTCGTGCAGAGGGTCGTGGAGCAGTCCGACGGCAACGCGCTCTTCCTGGAGGAGCTCATCCGCGTGGCGGCCGAGGGGCGCGGGGAGGCCGCGCCGGAGACGGTGCTGGCGGTGCTCCAGTCGCGTCTGACACGGATGGAGGCCGGGGCCCGCCAGGTGTTGCTGGCCGCCAGCTTCTTCGGCCGCACCTTCTGGGCCCAGGGGGTAGGGGAGTTGCTGGGCTGGCAGGACGCGACGGACATGCTGGCGCAGCACCTCCGGCAGCTCGTGGCGCAGGAGGTCATCGAGCCGCAGCCCGACAGCCGCTTCCCCGGCACGGTCGAGTACCGCTTCCGGCACGCGCTCGTGCGGGACGCGGCCTATGGCCTGGTGCCCGACAACTATCGGCCCAAGGGCCACGGATTGGCCGGCGCCTGGCTGGAGCGGATGGGGGAGACCGACCTGGTGGTGCTCGCCACGCATTACCAGCTCGGGCTGCAGTTGGCGCTCGCGGCCCATTTCCATACCCGGGCCGCCGAGCAGCTCTTCGAACGCAATGCCTTGCAGGGGTGCCTCCAATGTGTGGAGTCGGCCCTGGCCTGTGGCGTGGGCGGCGAGGCCCTGTCCCGGTTGCGCGCGCTCCAGGCCGTGGTGGCCATCTGGCTGGAGCAGAACCAGAGGGCGCTGGAGCTCGGGATGCCGGTGGTGTCCGAGTTGAAGGCGGGCAGCCGATTGTGGTGCAGGTTGATGGGAGGCCTGATTCTCGGGACCGCGCAGGACGGTCAACAGGAGCGGGCGGTCAGGCTGAGTGAGCTCCTGCTGCGCACCTCTCCGGAGCCCGAGGCGCTCGCCGCCTATATCGAATCCGTTGCCCTGCTGGGTCTCACCGTGGCCTGGTCCGGTTCGCGCCAGGGAATGGAACAACTGCTCGGGCGCATCATCGAGGTGGGCGCCGACATCGTGAACGATGATCCGGTGGCGCGTGGCTGGATGAGATTCATGCAGGGCTATTTCCTTCACCTCATCGAGGCCAGGCCCTGGCAGGCCTTCCTGGTGGCCGAGCTGGGCACGCGGGACTTCCAGGAGATCGGCTCCGAGCGCAACGCGAGCGCGCTGGAGACCCTGTCGGGGATGGCCCTGGACGCCCTGGGGGTATTGCCCGGTGCCCTGGAGCGGCTGCGGGATTCGGTCGCCACCTCTCAGCGGACGGATCATCGTCTCGTGGGAGCCCATGCCCGGCATCATCTGATCCAGGCGTTGGCGGGCAGCGCCGATCCGGAGCATCAGCGCGAGGCGCGGGCGCTGGTTCGCGAGTGGATGGGAAATGGAGACTTCCTGTCCTTCAAACAGGGCACGGCGCACGCGATGCTGGCGAAGGTGGTGGCGGCCAGCGGCGAGCTCCATGAAGCCGAGGTGTATGCCCGCAGGGCCTGTGAGCTTCTGACGCCCTTCCTGTCCTACCTGGTCTATGCGCGCACGGTGCTCAGCAACGTGTTGCTCGCCCAGGGACGAGCCACGGAGGCCCGGCAGGTGGCGGACCTGGGTGTGCAGGATGTGGCGCGCATGGGCAGCTGGGGTGTGTACGCGGTCGCCATGCACCTGGCGCTGGCGGAGGCCTGCTTCGCGGAAGGGGATGACTGCACGGGGGAGATGGCCCTTCGGGAGGCCTATGAGTGTGTGCGAGCACGCGCCGACGACATTCCAGACCCCGCGGCCCGCGAGCGCTTCCTGCGCCAGGTGCCCGAGAATGCTCGCACCCTCGAGCTGGTCCGCCAGCGCTGGGGCGAGGCCGCGGCGTAG
- a CDS encoding DUF58 domain-containing protein has product MIPTGRLWVLLCLLAVPMMAAGFFPGLGGVVLVLDALGLALAGVDFLLARRVRLEVSRKLPARLSVGVPNKVELLLVHRGGQAVDVRVRDDVPESFTAEPEEAPLHLPANSQTRWVYRVTPVKRGKFGFGDVHVRVRGPLGLVFHERHVRAEQKVSVFPDLRGASRLLLSGAALDLVNLGLRQLRRDGRGSEFARLRDYAQGDSVREVDWKATARRTRPVTRVMESERSQSILICVDAGRSMAAQVDGLTKLDHAVNAALFLAFVAVRNGDRVGLAVFADGVKAYLPPAAGRMQYRKILDTLYSTTPSLTYVDYLALFKELNVRLTRRSLLCVFTDFLDEEQASTMVAPLHRLARRHVPLCLSVRDTALANLLRTPPAGAEQAFQQAVASELLTDRESLKAKVSSGGVQMLDVQPDELSLAAVNRYLDIKARGVL; this is encoded by the coding sequence GTGATTCCCACCGGGCGCCTCTGGGTGCTGCTGTGCTTGCTGGCCGTGCCGATGATGGCGGCGGGATTCTTCCCGGGCCTCGGCGGCGTGGTGCTGGTGCTGGACGCGCTCGGGCTGGCGCTGGCGGGGGTGGACTTCCTGCTGGCCCGCCGGGTGCGTCTGGAGGTGAGCCGGAAGCTGCCGGCCCGTCTGTCGGTGGGGGTACCCAACAAGGTAGAGCTGCTGCTGGTGCACCGGGGCGGCCAGGCGGTGGACGTGCGGGTGCGTGACGACGTGCCCGAGTCCTTCACCGCCGAGCCCGAGGAGGCTCCGCTGCACCTGCCCGCGAACAGCCAGACGCGCTGGGTGTACCGGGTGACGCCGGTGAAGCGCGGCAAGTTCGGTTTCGGGGACGTGCACGTGCGGGTGCGCGGGCCGCTGGGGCTCGTCTTCCACGAGCGGCACGTGCGCGCGGAGCAGAAGGTGTCGGTGTTCCCGGATCTGCGAGGCGCGAGCCGCCTGCTGCTGTCCGGCGCGGCGTTGGATCTGGTGAACCTGGGCCTGCGGCAGTTGCGGCGGGATGGCCGGGGCAGCGAGTTCGCGCGCCTGAGGGACTACGCGCAGGGAGACTCGGTGCGCGAGGTGGACTGGAAGGCCACGGCACGGCGCACGAGGCCGGTGACGCGGGTGATGGAGTCCGAGCGCTCACAGTCCATCCTCATCTGCGTGGACGCGGGCCGCTCGATGGCGGCGCAGGTGGACGGACTGACCAAGCTGGACCATGCCGTCAACGCGGCGCTCTTCCTGGCCTTCGTGGCGGTGCGAAACGGGGACCGGGTGGGGCTGGCCGTGTTCGCGGACGGGGTGAAGGCGTACCTCCCTCCGGCGGCGGGCCGCATGCAGTACCGGAAGATATTGGACACGCTCTACTCCACCACGCCGAGCCTCACGTACGTGGACTACCTGGCGCTCTTCAAGGAGCTGAACGTGCGCCTCACGCGGCGCAGCCTGCTGTGCGTGTTCACGGACTTCCTCGACGAGGAGCAGGCCTCCACGATGGTGGCACCGTTGCACCGGCTGGCGCGGAGACACGTGCCCCTGTGTCTGTCCGTGCGGGACACGGCGCTGGCGAACCTGCTGCGCACGCCACCCGCGGGCGCCGAACAGGCCTTCCAGCAGGCCGTGGCCAGCGAGCTGCTCACGGACCGCGAGTCCCTCAAGGCGAAGGTGAGCTCCGGGGGCGTGCAGATGCTGGATGTGCAGCCGGATGAGCTGAGCCTCGCCGCGGTGAACCGTTACCTGGACATCAAGGCGCGCGGCGTTCTGTAG
- a CDS encoding AAA family ATPase, translating into MTLPTIAPQPPATASNAVAAAHAIREGVLSEVRKAVVGQDEPLELMLVGLIAGGHVLLEGVPGVAKTLMAKALARSVSSDFKRIQFTPDLMPADILGTSIFDLKSQSFVLVRGPIFTDLLLADEINRAPAKTQSALLEAMQERAVSLEGRNLPLSPLFTVFATQNPVESEGTYPLPEAQLDRFLLKIDVGYPAPEEEDAILASVHRGFDAGDLTRAGVGAAVTKEGLLAARAALNEVTVEPPVLSYVRKLVAATRTSSRIRLGAGPRAGVHLLLASKALAALRGRGFVTPDDVRFLAAPVLKHRLLLSPDAELDGATPSDVLREVVQSVEVPR; encoded by the coding sequence ATGACCCTGCCCACCATCGCCCCCCAACCGCCCGCCACCGCCAGCAACGCCGTGGCCGCCGCCCATGCCATCCGCGAGGGCGTGCTCTCCGAGGTGCGCAAGGCCGTCGTCGGCCAGGACGAGCCGCTGGAGCTGATGCTCGTCGGCCTCATCGCCGGTGGCCACGTGCTGCTGGAGGGCGTGCCCGGCGTGGCCAAGACGCTGATGGCCAAGGCGCTCGCGCGGAGCGTCAGCTCGGACTTCAAGCGCATCCAGTTCACCCCGGATCTGATGCCCGCCGACATCCTGGGCACCAGCATCTTCGACCTGAAGAGCCAGTCCTTCGTGCTGGTTCGCGGCCCCATCTTCACGGACCTGCTGCTGGCGGATGAGATCAACCGCGCCCCCGCCAAGACGCAGTCCGCGCTGCTGGAGGCCATGCAGGAGCGCGCCGTGTCGCTGGAGGGCCGCAACCTGCCGCTCTCGCCGCTCTTCACGGTGTTCGCCACGCAGAACCCGGTGGAGTCCGAGGGCACCTATCCGCTGCCCGAGGCGCAGCTCGACCGCTTCCTCCTGAAGATCGACGTGGGCTACCCGGCGCCCGAGGAGGAGGACGCCATCCTCGCCTCGGTGCACCGGGGCTTCGACGCGGGCGATCTGACGCGCGCGGGCGTGGGAGCGGCGGTGACGAAGGAGGGGCTGCTGGCGGCGCGGGCGGCGCTCAACGAGGTGACGGTGGAGCCGCCGGTGCTCTCCTATGTGCGCAAGCTGGTGGCGGCCACGCGCACCTCCAGCCGCATCCGGCTGGGCGCGGGGCCTCGCGCGGGCGTGCACCTGCTGCTGGCCTCGAAGGCGCTGGCGGCGCTGCGAGGCCGGGGCTTCGTCACACCGGATGACGTGCGCTTCCTGGCCGCGCCGGTATTGAAGCACCGCCTGCTGTTGTCGCCGGACGCGGAGCTGGACGGAGCCACGCCCTCGGACGTGCTGCGCGAGGTGGTGCAGTCCGTCGAGGTTCCCCGGTGA
- a CDS encoding DUF4350 domain-containing protein: protein MRDRFPLVVVGGLIVTALLGSWLVRGAARGGFADTLSTWRAQPDGARGLYLLAEESGLAVLRRTADLQIVQGMGSPVLLAVEVEDAREDDPDETALASGSDDEEEEDDEEVPRHGLNRLHVPELSEAETEKLLDHVREGHHLVYVPWGSKENRLLDAVGVKLRKADTSLPMRTLVPPLSSPYTLGVERVEAKVQAYLTLPETGAVPLLEDEPLGLTVAAVVPYGAGKVLVVGAPELAMNQALARADNAQFWLSALRALGPGPYEFDEHHHGFTNERSLVDFARRYGLHFAVAQLLLGLSLWAVALKRFGRPRPPPESVRVGATDALFAMSRLYREGRHHAFAAGLITRGLTQELALHAGLPAHAPVKAVSEGLAARGREDLANGLRAIARNTESTASESDLQQLATRAATLRQRIHPSGPPPGESAMSRAEES, encoded by the coding sequence GTGCGTGACCGTTTTCCGCTGGTGGTGGTGGGAGGGCTGATCGTCACCGCCCTGCTGGGCTCGTGGCTGGTGCGCGGCGCGGCCCGGGGCGGCTTCGCCGACACGCTCTCCACCTGGCGCGCCCAGCCAGATGGGGCACGCGGCCTCTACCTGCTCGCCGAGGAGAGCGGCCTGGCCGTCCTCCGCCGCACCGCGGACCTGCAGATCGTCCAGGGCATGGGCTCGCCAGTGCTGCTCGCGGTGGAGGTGGAGGATGCCCGCGAGGACGACCCGGACGAGACGGCGCTCGCCTCCGGCTCGGATGATGAGGAGGAGGAGGACGACGAGGAGGTGCCGCGTCACGGCCTCAACCGGCTGCACGTGCCCGAGCTGAGCGAGGCCGAGACGGAGAAGCTGCTCGACCACGTGCGCGAGGGGCACCACCTCGTCTACGTCCCCTGGGGCTCGAAGGAGAACCGGCTGCTGGACGCGGTGGGGGTGAAGCTCCGCAAGGCGGACACCTCGCTGCCCATGCGCACGCTCGTCCCGCCGCTGTCCAGCCCGTACACGTTGGGCGTGGAGCGCGTGGAGGCGAAGGTGCAGGCCTACCTGACGCTGCCCGAGACGGGCGCCGTGCCACTGCTCGAGGACGAGCCGCTGGGGCTGACGGTGGCGGCGGTGGTGCCGTACGGCGCGGGCAAGGTGCTGGTGGTGGGCGCGCCGGAGCTGGCGATGAACCAGGCGCTCGCGCGCGCGGACAACGCGCAGTTCTGGCTGAGCGCCTTGAGGGCACTGGGCCCGGGCCCCTACGAATTCGACGAGCACCACCACGGCTTCACCAACGAGCGCTCCCTCGTGGACTTCGCCCGCCGCTACGGCCTGCACTTCGCGGTGGCGCAGTTGCTGTTGGGGCTGAGCCTGTGGGCGGTGGCGCTCAAACGCTTCGGCCGGCCGCGTCCGCCGCCCGAGTCCGTGCGCGTGGGGGCCACCGACGCCCTCTTCGCGATGAGCCGCCTGTACCGCGAGGGCCGCCACCACGCCTTCGCCGCCGGCCTCATCACCCGGGGCCTCACCCAGGAGCTGGCCCTGCACGCGGGCCTGCCCGCCCACGCCCCCGTGAAGGCCGTCTCCGAGGGACTGGCCGCGCGCGGGCGGGAGGACCTGGCCAACGGCCTGCGCGCCATCGCCCGCAACACCGAGTCCACCGCCAGCGAGAGTGATTTGCAGCAGCTGGCCACGCGCGCCGCGACGCTGCGCCAGCGCATCCATCCTTCCGGGCCGCCGCCGGGCGAGTCCGCCATGTCGAGAGCCGAGGAGTCATGA